The Solanum lycopersicum chromosome 6, SLM_r2.1 genome has a window encoding:
- the LOC101247033 gene encoding calnexin homolog 1-like isoform X1: MNYPNCEYYIPYLIMEERNRRMWTQYALLLLAGCFVSQLYASSDVKFYESFDETFDGRWIVSQKEEFNGVWKHAKSEGHDDHGLLVSEKAKKYAIVKELDNVVSLNDGTMVLQYEVRLQEGLECGGAYLKYLRPQEAGWIPKEFSNESPYTIMFGPDRCGATDKIHFILKHKNPKSGEYIEHHLKFPPSVPSDKLTHVYTAVLKPNNELLILVDGEQKKKADLLSDYDMEPPLIPAETIPDPDDKKPEDWDEREKIPDPDATKPDDWDEDAPMEIEDEDAEKPEGWLDDEPEEIDDPEATKPEDWVDDEDGEWEAPKIDNPKCEEVPGCGEWTRPMKRNPAYNGKWYAPLIENPNYKGVWKPRDIPNPNYFKLDRPNFEPIAAIGIEIWTMQDGILFDNILIASDEKVAESYRMTAWKPKFDIEKEKQKAEEAASAGGLKGFQKMVLDLLYKVADIPFLGEHRSKVLDLLEKAEKQPNLTVGAVISIIIIIFTVFLKLIFGGTQQQPVKATGKAKKTDGAETSSSNKEGSTQKKEDQNEDAAAPRRRTRREN; the protein is encoded by the exons ATGAACTACCCGAACTG tGAGTATTACATTCCATATTTGATTATGGAAGAGCGGAATCGGAGAATGTGGACGCAATATGCATTGTTATTATTGGCCGGTTGCTTCGTTTCTCAACTCTATGCTTCTTCGGATGTG AAATTTTACGAGTCGTTCGATGAGACATTTGATGGGCGTTGGATTGTGTCTCAGAAAGAGGAGTTTAATG GTGTGTGGAAACATGCCAAGAGTGAGGGACATGATGACCATGGGCTTCTTGTGAGTGAGAAGGCAAAAAAATATGCTATTGTCAAGGAGCTTGACAATGTTGTCAGCCTCAATGATGGAACTATGGTTCTTCAATATGAAGTTCGCCTCCAGGAAGGACTTGAATGTGGTGGTGCTTATCTTAAATACCTCCGCCCCCAGGAGGCAGGGTGGATTCCCAAGGAATTCAGCAATGAATCTCCCTATACTATAATGTTTGGACCAGATAGATGTGGAGCCACAGACAAAATTCATTTCATCTTGAAACATAAGAATCCTAAGAGCGGGGAGTACATTGAACACCACCTTAAGTTTCCACCATCTGTACCTTCTGACAAACTAACCCATGTTTACACTGCGGTGTTGAAACCCAACAATGAGTTGTTAATCTTAGTTGATGGGGAACAGAAGAAGAAGGCTGACTTACTCTCAGATTATGATATGGAGCCACCTCTTATTCCAGCAGAGACCATTCCAGACCCAGATGATAAGAAGCCTGAGGACTGGGATGAGAGGGAAAAAATTCCAGATCCAGATGCTACGAAACCAGATGATTGGGATGAGGATGCACCAATGGAGATTGAAGATGAGGATGCTGAGAAGCCTGAGGGATGGTTGGATGACGAGCCTGAAGAGATCGATGATCCTGAGGCAACAAAGCCTGAAGATTGGGTTGACGATGAAGATGGTGAATGGGAGGCTCCCAAAATTGACAACCCAAAATGTGAAGAAGTCCCTGGGTGTGGGGAGTGGACAAGACCAATGAAGAGAAATCCAGCATACAATGGAAAATGGTATGCTCCACTGATTGAGAATCCCAATTACAAGGGTGTTTGGAAGCCAAGAGATATTCCAAATCCCAACTACTTCAAACTCGACAGGCCCAATTTCGAGCCTATTGCAGCAATTGGCATTGAAATCTGGACAATGCAAGATGGTATATTATTTGACAATATCTTGATAGCAAGTGATGAGAAAGTTGCAGAATCATACAGGATGACTGCATGGAAGCCCAAGTTTGACATAgagaaagagaaacaaaaggCCGAGGAAGCAGCAAGCGCTGGTGGGCTGAAAGGATTTCAG AAAATGGTACTTGATCTCCTCTACAAGGTGGCTGACATTCCCTTCTTGGGCGAACACAGGTCCAAAGTATTG GATCTTCTTGAGAAGGCTGAGAAACAGCCCAATCTCACAGTTGGTGCTGTCATTTCAATCATAATTATCATTTTCACAGTTTTCTTGAAGCTCATCTTTGGTGGGACACAGCAGCAACCC GTAAAAGCTACTGGAAAGGCTAAGAAAACTGACGGTGCAGAGacatcaagttcaaacaagGAAGGATCCACGCAGAAGAAAGAAGACCAGAATGAGGACGCCGCTGCTCCTCGTAGGAGGACTAGACGTGAAAATTAG
- the LOC101247033 gene encoding calnexin homolog 1-like isoform X2, with protein MEERNRRMWTQYALLLLAGCFVSQLYASSDVKFYESFDETFDGRWIVSQKEEFNGVWKHAKSEGHDDHGLLVSEKAKKYAIVKELDNVVSLNDGTMVLQYEVRLQEGLECGGAYLKYLRPQEAGWIPKEFSNESPYTIMFGPDRCGATDKIHFILKHKNPKSGEYIEHHLKFPPSVPSDKLTHVYTAVLKPNNELLILVDGEQKKKADLLSDYDMEPPLIPAETIPDPDDKKPEDWDEREKIPDPDATKPDDWDEDAPMEIEDEDAEKPEGWLDDEPEEIDDPEATKPEDWVDDEDGEWEAPKIDNPKCEEVPGCGEWTRPMKRNPAYNGKWYAPLIENPNYKGVWKPRDIPNPNYFKLDRPNFEPIAAIGIEIWTMQDGILFDNILIASDEKVAESYRMTAWKPKFDIEKEKQKAEEAASAGGLKGFQKMVLDLLYKVADIPFLGEHRSKVLDLLEKAEKQPNLTVGAVISIIIIIFTVFLKLIFGGTQQQPVKATGKAKKTDGAETSSSNKEGSTQKKEDQNEDAAAPRRRTRREN; from the exons ATGGAAGAGCGGAATCGGAGAATGTGGACGCAATATGCATTGTTATTATTGGCCGGTTGCTTCGTTTCTCAACTCTATGCTTCTTCGGATGTG AAATTTTACGAGTCGTTCGATGAGACATTTGATGGGCGTTGGATTGTGTCTCAGAAAGAGGAGTTTAATG GTGTGTGGAAACATGCCAAGAGTGAGGGACATGATGACCATGGGCTTCTTGTGAGTGAGAAGGCAAAAAAATATGCTATTGTCAAGGAGCTTGACAATGTTGTCAGCCTCAATGATGGAACTATGGTTCTTCAATATGAAGTTCGCCTCCAGGAAGGACTTGAATGTGGTGGTGCTTATCTTAAATACCTCCGCCCCCAGGAGGCAGGGTGGATTCCCAAGGAATTCAGCAATGAATCTCCCTATACTATAATGTTTGGACCAGATAGATGTGGAGCCACAGACAAAATTCATTTCATCTTGAAACATAAGAATCCTAAGAGCGGGGAGTACATTGAACACCACCTTAAGTTTCCACCATCTGTACCTTCTGACAAACTAACCCATGTTTACACTGCGGTGTTGAAACCCAACAATGAGTTGTTAATCTTAGTTGATGGGGAACAGAAGAAGAAGGCTGACTTACTCTCAGATTATGATATGGAGCCACCTCTTATTCCAGCAGAGACCATTCCAGACCCAGATGATAAGAAGCCTGAGGACTGGGATGAGAGGGAAAAAATTCCAGATCCAGATGCTACGAAACCAGATGATTGGGATGAGGATGCACCAATGGAGATTGAAGATGAGGATGCTGAGAAGCCTGAGGGATGGTTGGATGACGAGCCTGAAGAGATCGATGATCCTGAGGCAACAAAGCCTGAAGATTGGGTTGACGATGAAGATGGTGAATGGGAGGCTCCCAAAATTGACAACCCAAAATGTGAAGAAGTCCCTGGGTGTGGGGAGTGGACAAGACCAATGAAGAGAAATCCAGCATACAATGGAAAATGGTATGCTCCACTGATTGAGAATCCCAATTACAAGGGTGTTTGGAAGCCAAGAGATATTCCAAATCCCAACTACTTCAAACTCGACAGGCCCAATTTCGAGCCTATTGCAGCAATTGGCATTGAAATCTGGACAATGCAAGATGGTATATTATTTGACAATATCTTGATAGCAAGTGATGAGAAAGTTGCAGAATCATACAGGATGACTGCATGGAAGCCCAAGTTTGACATAgagaaagagaaacaaaaggCCGAGGAAGCAGCAAGCGCTGGTGGGCTGAAAGGATTTCAG AAAATGGTACTTGATCTCCTCTACAAGGTGGCTGACATTCCCTTCTTGGGCGAACACAGGTCCAAAGTATTG GATCTTCTTGAGAAGGCTGAGAAACAGCCCAATCTCACAGTTGGTGCTGTCATTTCAATCATAATTATCATTTTCACAGTTTTCTTGAAGCTCATCTTTGGTGGGACACAGCAGCAACCC GTAAAAGCTACTGGAAAGGCTAAGAAAACTGACGGTGCAGAGacatcaagttcaaacaagGAAGGATCCACGCAGAAGAAAGAAGACCAGAATGAGGACGCCGCTGCTCCTCGTAGGAGGACTAGACGTGAAAATTAG
- the LOC101252403 gene encoding small ribosomal subunit protein eS27w-like isoform X1: protein MINREYESTCIFKPIVYKDYIEWQFATSVIIQKLQGNMGIPKISNDTDLLHPPAELEKQKHKLKRLVQSPNSTFLDVKCQGCFQITTIFSHSQTVVTCPNCQQVLCQPTGGRAKLTEGCSFRVKEKDMMVLG from the exons atgatcaatagagaataTGAATCTACATGTATATTTAAGCCGATTgtgtataaggattacattgagtgg CAATTTGCAACATCCGTGATCATACAAAAGCTTCAAGGCAATATG GGTATTCCAAAGATTTCAAATGACACTGACTTGCTTCACCCTCCTGCTGAGCTTGAGAAGCAAAAGCACAAGCTTAAGCGTTTGGTCCAATCACCTAATTCTACTTTTCTG GATGTCAAATGCCAAGGCTGCTTCCAAAT AACAACAATTTTCAGCCACTCGCAAACCGTGGTTACatgccccaattgccagcaagtgcTATGCCAGCCAACCGGTGGCCGTGCAAAACTTACTGAAGGATGCTCTTTTAGGGTTAAAGAGAAGGATATGATGGTCTTGGGTTGA
- the LOC101252403 gene encoding small ribosomal subunit protein eS27z-like isoform X2, whose product MGIPKISNDTDLLHPPAELEKQKHKLKRLVQSPNSTFLDVKCQGCFQITTIFSHSQTVVTCPNCQQVLCQPTGGRAKLTEGCSFRVKEKDMMVLG is encoded by the exons ATG GGTATTCCAAAGATTTCAAATGACACTGACTTGCTTCACCCTCCTGCTGAGCTTGAGAAGCAAAAGCACAAGCTTAAGCGTTTGGTCCAATCACCTAATTCTACTTTTCTG GATGTCAAATGCCAAGGCTGCTTCCAAAT AACAACAATTTTCAGCCACTCGCAAACCGTGGTTACatgccccaattgccagcaagtgcTATGCCAGCCAACCGGTGGCCGTGCAAAACTTACTGAAGGATGCTCTTTTAGGGTTAAAGAGAAGGATATGATGGTCTTGGGTTGA
- the LOC101248785 gene encoding calcium-dependent mitochondrial ATP-magnesium/phosphate carrier protein 2 isoform X2, producing MHLVVSNITKSSIDLPPKRGNFPPVPDASNFLSPYCSVELLLLCFFLAGIELDDDELARFVEHVDKDNNGIITFEEWRDFLLLYPHEATIENIYQYLERVCLVDIGEQTVIPEGISKHVHASKYLIAGGVAGAASRTATAPLDRVKVILQVQTTHASIGPAVKSIWKEGGLLGFFRGNGLNVLKVAPESAIKFYAYETLKNAIGRARGVEDQRDIGTSGRLVAGGMAGAIAQTAIYPMDLVKTRLQTHSCESGSVPSLRKLSKDIFIQEGPRAFYRGLVPSLLGIIPYAGIDLAAYETLKDLSKVYILHDSEAGPLVQLGCGTISGALGATCVYPLQVIRTRMQADSAYQGMADVFRKTVQREGFRGFYKGLFPNLLKVVPAASITYLVYESMKKSLDLD from the exons ATGCACTTGGTAGTCTCAAATATCACAAAGTCATCAATAGATTTACCACCCAAAAGAGGAAATTTTCCTCCTGTACCTGATGCATCAAACTTCCTTTCACCTTACTGCTCTGTGGAACTTCTTTTATTGTG TTTCTTTCTTGCAGGAATAGAATTAGATGATGATGAACTTGCACGATTTGTGGAACACGTGGACAAGGATAACAACGGAATTATCACTTTTGAGGAgtggagggattttcttctacTCTATCCACATGAGGCCACCATTGAGAATATTTACCAATACTTGGAGAGGGTATGTCTTGTAGATATTGGGGAGCAGACAGTCATACCGGAAGGCATCAGTAAGCATGTTCATGCATCCAAATACCTGATTGCAGGGGGAGTTGCAGGAGCTGCTTCGCGTACTGCCACAGCACCTCTTGATCGCGTTAAGGTCATTTTACAAGTGCAAACAACTCATGCTTCAATTGGTCCTGCAGTCAAAAGCATATGGAAGGAAGGTGGTCTATTGGGGTTTTTCCGTGGCAATGGGCTAAATGTGTTGAAGGTTGCACCAGAAAGTGCAATTAAATTTTACGCATATGAAACCTTGAAAAATGCTATTGGTCGTGCCAGGGGTGTTGAAGATCAGAGAGACATAGGAACTTCTGGGCGTCTTGTGGCTGGTGGAATGGCAGGTGCAATAGCACAAACTGCTATATATCCCATGGATCTTGTTAAAACTCGGTTACAGACTCATTCATGTGAGAGTGGAAGCGTTCCTAGTCTGCGAAAACtatcaaaagatatttttatacaaGAGGGACCTCGGGCATTTTATAGAGGATTGGTACCATCTCTGCTTGGAATCATCCCTTATGCAGGCATTGATTTAGCTGCATATGAAACTTTAAAGGATTTGTCAAAGGTTTACATTCTTCATGATAGTG AAGCCGGCCCTCTTGTGCAACTGGGATGTGGGACTATTTCAGGAGCCCTGGGAGCAACATGTGTTTATCCTTTGCAGGTTATTCGGACCAG AATGCAAGCTGATTCTGCATACCAAGGTATGGCTGATGTGTTCCGAAAAACAGTTCAGCGTGAAGGCTTCAGGGGATTCTACAAAGGACTTTTTCCAAATCTTTTAAAAGTTGTGCCAGCAGCAAGCATAACCTATCTTGTGTACGAATCAATGAAAAAGAGTCTAGATCTTGATTAG
- the LOC101248785 gene encoding calcium-dependent mitochondrial ATP-magnesium/phosphate carrier protein 2 isoform X3 gives MHLARGTMGCPCKCCFFLAGIELDDDELARFVEHVDKDNNGIITFEEWRDFLLLYPHEATIENIYQYLERVCLVDIGEQTVIPEGISKHVHASKYLIAGGVAGAASRTATAPLDRVKVILQVQTTHASIGPAVKSIWKEGGLLGFFRGNGLNVLKVAPESAIKFYAYETLKNAIGRARGVEDQRDIGTSGRLVAGGMAGAIAQTAIYPMDLVKTRLQTHSCESGSVPSLRKLSKDIFIQEGPRAFYRGLVPSLLGIIPYAGIDLAAYETLKDLSKVYILHDSEAGPLVQLGCGTISGALGATCVYPLQVIRTRMQADSAYQGMADVFRKTVQREGFRGFYKGLFPNLLKVVPAASITYLVYESMKKSLDLD, from the exons ATGCATCTTGCCAGAGGAACTATGGGATGCCCTTGTAAATGCTG TTTCTTTCTTGCAGGAATAGAATTAGATGATGATGAACTTGCACGATTTGTGGAACACGTGGACAAGGATAACAACGGAATTATCACTTTTGAGGAgtggagggattttcttctacTCTATCCACATGAGGCCACCATTGAGAATATTTACCAATACTTGGAGAGGGTATGTCTTGTAGATATTGGGGAGCAGACAGTCATACCGGAAGGCATCAGTAAGCATGTTCATGCATCCAAATACCTGATTGCAGGGGGAGTTGCAGGAGCTGCTTCGCGTACTGCCACAGCACCTCTTGATCGCGTTAAGGTCATTTTACAAGTGCAAACAACTCATGCTTCAATTGGTCCTGCAGTCAAAAGCATATGGAAGGAAGGTGGTCTATTGGGGTTTTTCCGTGGCAATGGGCTAAATGTGTTGAAGGTTGCACCAGAAAGTGCAATTAAATTTTACGCATATGAAACCTTGAAAAATGCTATTGGTCGTGCCAGGGGTGTTGAAGATCAGAGAGACATAGGAACTTCTGGGCGTCTTGTGGCTGGTGGAATGGCAGGTGCAATAGCACAAACTGCTATATATCCCATGGATCTTGTTAAAACTCGGTTACAGACTCATTCATGTGAGAGTGGAAGCGTTCCTAGTCTGCGAAAACtatcaaaagatatttttatacaaGAGGGACCTCGGGCATTTTATAGAGGATTGGTACCATCTCTGCTTGGAATCATCCCTTATGCAGGCATTGATTTAGCTGCATATGAAACTTTAAAGGATTTGTCAAAGGTTTACATTCTTCATGATAGTG AAGCCGGCCCTCTTGTGCAACTGGGATGTGGGACTATTTCAGGAGCCCTGGGAGCAACATGTGTTTATCCTTTGCAGGTTATTCGGACCAG AATGCAAGCTGATTCTGCATACCAAGGTATGGCTGATGTGTTCCGAAAAACAGTTCAGCGTGAAGGCTTCAGGGGATTCTACAAAGGACTTTTTCCAAATCTTTTAAAAGTTGTGCCAGCAGCAAGCATAACCTATCTTGTGTACGAATCAATGAAAAAGAGTCTAGATCTTGATTAG
- the LOC101248785 gene encoding calcium-dependent mitochondrial ATP-magnesium/phosphate carrier protein 2 isoform X1, with translation MSVAGEAVEHVNFPAMATKDRSGCCNPVKKAGPVSLDHVLSALGETKEERESRIRSLFSFFDSDNAGYLDYAKIEKGLSAMQIPAEYKFAKELLNGCDANKDGRVDYQEFRKYMDDKEMELYRIFQDIDVEHSGCILPEELWDALVNAGIELDDDELARFVEHVDKDNNGIITFEEWRDFLLLYPHEATIENIYQYLERVCLVDIGEQTVIPEGISKHVHASKYLIAGGVAGAASRTATAPLDRVKVILQVQTTHASIGPAVKSIWKEGGLLGFFRGNGLNVLKVAPESAIKFYAYETLKNAIGRARGVEDQRDIGTSGRLVAGGMAGAIAQTAIYPMDLVKTRLQTHSCESGSVPSLRKLSKDIFIQEGPRAFYRGLVPSLLGIIPYAGIDLAAYETLKDLSKVYILHDSEAGPLVQLGCGTISGALGATCVYPLQVIRTRMQADSAYQGMADVFRKTVQREGFRGFYKGLFPNLLKVVPAASITYLVYESMKKSLDLD, from the exons ATGTCAGTGGCTGGAGAGGCCGTAGAGCATGTGAATTTTCCAGCAATGGCAACAAAGGACCGGTCCGGATGTTGTAACCCGGTGAAGAAGGCCGGCCCGGTTTCGTTGGACCATGTGCTATCAGCTTTAGGTGAGACCAAGGAAGAGAGGGAGTCGAGAATCAGAAGCCTGTTTAGTTTCTTCGATTCTGACAATGCGGGGTACTTGGATTATGCGAAAATTGAGAAGGGTTTGTCTGCTATGCAAATTCCAGCGGAGTATAAGTTTGCTAAAGAATTATTGAATGGTTGTGATGCCAATAAGGATGGAAGGGTTGATTATCAGGAGTTTAGGAAATACATGGATGATAAGGAAATGGAGCTGTATAGGATTTTTCAGGATATTGATGTGGAGCATAGTGGATGCATCTTGCCAGAGGAACTATGGGATGCCCTTGTAAATGCTG GAATAGAATTAGATGATGATGAACTTGCACGATTTGTGGAACACGTGGACAAGGATAACAACGGAATTATCACTTTTGAGGAgtggagggattttcttctacTCTATCCACATGAGGCCACCATTGAGAATATTTACCAATACTTGGAGAGGGTATGTCTTGTAGATATTGGGGAGCAGACAGTCATACCGGAAGGCATCAGTAAGCATGTTCATGCATCCAAATACCTGATTGCAGGGGGAGTTGCAGGAGCTGCTTCGCGTACTGCCACAGCACCTCTTGATCGCGTTAAGGTCATTTTACAAGTGCAAACAACTCATGCTTCAATTGGTCCTGCAGTCAAAAGCATATGGAAGGAAGGTGGTCTATTGGGGTTTTTCCGTGGCAATGGGCTAAATGTGTTGAAGGTTGCACCAGAAAGTGCAATTAAATTTTACGCATATGAAACCTTGAAAAATGCTATTGGTCGTGCCAGGGGTGTTGAAGATCAGAGAGACATAGGAACTTCTGGGCGTCTTGTGGCTGGTGGAATGGCAGGTGCAATAGCACAAACTGCTATATATCCCATGGATCTTGTTAAAACTCGGTTACAGACTCATTCATGTGAGAGTGGAAGCGTTCCTAGTCTGCGAAAACtatcaaaagatatttttatacaaGAGGGACCTCGGGCATTTTATAGAGGATTGGTACCATCTCTGCTTGGAATCATCCCTTATGCAGGCATTGATTTAGCTGCATATGAAACTTTAAAGGATTTGTCAAAGGTTTACATTCTTCATGATAGTG AAGCCGGCCCTCTTGTGCAACTGGGATGTGGGACTATTTCAGGAGCCCTGGGAGCAACATGTGTTTATCCTTTGCAGGTTATTCGGACCAG AATGCAAGCTGATTCTGCATACCAAGGTATGGCTGATGTGTTCCGAAAAACAGTTCAGCGTGAAGGCTTCAGGGGATTCTACAAAGGACTTTTTCCAAATCTTTTAAAAGTTGTGCCAGCAGCAAGCATAACCTATCTTGTGTACGAATCAATGAAAAAGAGTCTAGATCTTGATTAG
- the LOC101264834 gene encoding uncharacterized protein, producing MTFVSKCKLLVLVVLLLITIRLSLQTRLRNENKVRTATFLSPKFVLEPGLVANKFYNNIDFPNGHIAIKSFDAEVVDESRNPVPLYETYLHHWLVVRYYQQKGMEVSKYHDNLGFEQSDYILVRNSGICDRDLFQYFGLGSETRKTVQYVPDPYGIEVGNPLEVPPGYEERWLLNVHAIETRGSEDRMGCTECRCDLYNVTKDEYDRDIEPNYIGGLRCCHDETRCRTREGFQGAKRSLYLKYTIKYVDWHAFIKPVKIYILDVTDTWKRRKSTGLMPSRHHCQIEYEVESCSAAVANNGCIHTKKISVTLPNGGNVIYGVAHQHAGGVGSTLLGEDGRVICSSLPIYGEGKEAGNEAGYIVGMSSCYPRPGSVKISKGETLTLLSNYSCDQRHTGVMGLFYLLVAEMSRQSSSILHSKDNIGDIVILHNAVWALAGFGIAALVAATVTYQHQSEREEGCESILM from the exons ATGACATTCGTTTCAAAGTGCAAGTTGCTTGTGCTGGTAGTCCTACTGCTAATAACGATTCGCTTAAGCTTACAAACTCGACTAAGAAATGAAAACAAAGTTAGAACTGCCACTTTCCTATCACCAAAGTTTGTGCTCGAACCTGGATTAGTTGCTAACAAATTTTACAACAACATCGATTTCCCTAATGGCCATATTGCTATCAAAAGTTTTGATGCTGAAGTAGTTGATGAGTCGAGGAACCCTGTCCCCCTTTATGAAACATATCTCCATCATTGGCTTGTGGTAAGATATTATCAACAAAAAGGTATGGAGGTGTCAAAGTACCACGACAATCTGGGGTTCGAACAGTCAGATTATATATTAGTGAGGAACTCAGGGATATGTGATAGGGATCTCTTTCAATATTTTGGCCTTGGGTCTGAAACTCGCAAAACAGTACAATATGTTCCAGACCCTTATGGGATAGAGGTTGGTAATCCTTTAGAAGTACCTCCTGGATATGAAGAGAGATGGTTGCTTAATGTACATGCAATTGAGACACGAGGTTCCGAAGATAGGATGGGATGCACAGAATGCAGGTGTGATCTTTATAATGTTACAAAGGATGAGTATGACCGAGATATAGAACCAAATTACATTGGAGGTTTGAGATGTTGTCATGACGAAACAAGATGCAGAACAAGAGAAGGGTTTCAGGGTGCGAAGAGAAGTTTGTACCTGAAGTACACAATCAAATATGTTGATTGGCATGCCTTCATTAAGCCTGTTAAAATATACATTCTTGATGTCACTGATACATGGAAAAGGCGGAAATCAACAGGACTTATGCCCTCAAGGCATCATTGTCAG ATTGAATATGAAGTTGAGTCATGTTCTGCTGCTGTTGCTAATAATGGATGCATCCATACAAAAAAGATAAGTGTAACTTTGCCAAATGGTGGAAATGTTATTTATGGAGTTGCTCACCAGCATGCAGGTGGGGTTGGTTCAACCCTCCTTGGAGAG GATGGACGGGTTATATGCTCATCTCTTCCAATCTATGGAGAAGGAAAGGAAGCAGGAAATGAGGCTGGTTATATTGTTGGTATGTCCAGTTGTTATCCCAGACCTGGCTCTGTCAAGATATCCAAGGGAGAAACTCTGACTttattatcaaactatagctgtGATCAAAGGCATACAGGAGTTATGGGCCTGTTCTATTTATTGGTTGCTGAAATGTCACGGCAATCTAGCTCTATCCTGCATTCTAAAGACAAC ATCGGTGATATTGTCATACTACATAATGCTGTTTGGGCATTAGCAGGGTTCGGAATTGCAGCACTTGTTGCTGCAACTGTAACTTACCAACATCAGAGCGAAAGAGAAGAAGGGTGTGAATCGATCCTAATGTGA